A window of the Fulvia fulva chromosome 3, complete sequence genome harbors these coding sequences:
- a CDS encoding MFS-type transporter cnsO has translation MTTMENDKVESAAKIEHADDSTDTLEKAIHEERGEPNDEDLPRYNDKETTKILRKVDYRLVPMLTLLYLLAFLDRGNIGNAKVAGMNETLQLTGTQYNLALTVFFFPYAIFEVPSNIVLKLVRPSTWIMILMVSWGVVMTCQGIVKDYKQLYVTRILLGLTEAGFFPAASYLLTTWYCRFEVQTRLAVFFSAASLAGAFSGILAFGIEKMDGVAGLEGWRWIFILEGIVTVVVGCTLRWTLPDSPETASFLTAQQKSVIERRLMQDAGTKAGHVNTRDGFSWHFLKESLLEWKIWLAVIIYWGNSICLYGFTLTAPTIILGLGYETWQAQLLTVPIYVLGAISTVFFSWLADRNQVRWPFIVGPYSIAICCFIALLAIPHPRYPGLTYAFLFGIPAGVYPPLITILSWVGNNLAPTWKRAIGMALLISIGNLCGAIGSNIYLSSQAPKYPLGFGLCLGILSAAVIATMLLRIAYTKINKSRDQMSEEEVRATYTKAQLLDMGDKSPLYRYVV, from the exons ATGACCACCATGGAGAACGACAAGGTTGAGAGCGCCGCAAAGATCGAACATGCTGACGACAGTACCGATACCCTCGAGAAAGCGATCCACGAAGAACGCGGTGAACCCAACGATGAAGACTTGCCTAGATACAATGACAAAGAAACCACCAAGATCTTGCGAAAGGTCGATTATCGCCTTGTACCGATGTTGACACTGCTGTATCTGCTGGCGTTCTTG GATCGAGGCAATATTGGCAACGCAAAAGTCGCTGGCATGAACGAGACACTGCAATTGACCGGCACACAGTATAACTTGGCGTTGACAG TCTTCTTCTTTCCCTACGCAATATTCGAAGTGCCGAGCAATATCGTGCTCAAGCTGGTCCGGCCTTCGACATGGATCATGATACTGATGGTATCGTGGGGCGTAGTCATGACATGCCAAGGCATCGTCAAGGACTACAAGCAGCTCTACGTTACGAGAATCCTGCTTGGTCTCACTGAGGCTGGCTTCTTTCCGGCAGCATCCTATCTTCTTACGACTTGGTACTGTCGTTTCGAGGTGCAGACACGTCTGGCAGTTTTCTTCAGTGCGGCATCCCTAGCCGGCGCGTTCTCAGGCATTCTCGCATTCGGCATCGAGAAGATGGACGGCGTGGCCGGGCTGGAAGGGTGGCGATGGAT CTTCATACTCGAAGGCATCGTCACGGTTGTGGTGGGCTGCACGCTTCGTTGGACATTACCAGACTCACCCGAAACTGCTTCCTTCCTGACTGCCCAGCAGAAATCCGTGATTGAACGCCGCTTGATGCAAGATGCCGGGACAAAAGCCGGCCATGTCAACACGCGCGATGGCTTCTCGTGGCATTTCCTCAAAGAATCACTCCTCGAATGGAAGATCTGGCTTGCTGTCATCATTTACTGGGGCAACTCAATCTGTCTCTATGGCTTCACGTTGACCGCCCCTACAATCATCCTCGGACTTGGCTACGAGACATGGCAAGCACAACTTCTGACCGTACCCATCTATGTGCTTGGTGCGATATCGACGGTGTTCTTCAGCTGGCTGGCTGACAGGAATCAAGTGCGTTGGCCTTTCATCGTGGGTCCCTACAGTATTGCGATCTGCTGCTTTATCGCGCTCCTGGCAATCCCGCATCCAAGATACCCTGGGCTCACATACGCATTCCTGTTCGGTATTCCTGCCGGAG TGTACCCTCCTTTGATCACGATCCTGAGCTGGGTCGGCAACAACCTCGCACCTACATGGAAACGGGCAATCGGAATGGCTCTGCTCATCAGCATTGGCAATCTAT GTGGTGCGATAGGATCAAACATCTACCTTTCATCACAAGCTCCCAAGTATCCTCTCGGGTTTGGTTTGTGCTTGGGGATCCTCTCAGCCGCAGTCATAGCGACAATGCTACTCAGGATCGCATACACTAAGATCAACAAGAGCCGGGACCAGATGAGTGAGGAAGAGGTTAGAGCGACGTACACGAAGGCACAGTTGCTGGACATGGGCGACAAAAGCCCTCTGTACCGATATGTTGTTTAG
- a CDS encoding Golgi apparatus membrane protein tvp23 has translation MADINATPGTLNWRLSAHPITLVTFLSFRAASLLVYLLGLIFTSNFVLIFIITILLLAADFYYLKNIAGRRLVGLRWWNEVNSQSGDSHWVFESAPQPNEPGGKIVNATDKRFFWLALYAQPGLWVALAVVAIVKFEFIWLTLVVIALVLTITNTLAFSRCDKFSQASGLVERGLYSGSLARNVGGALVSRLFNRGS, from the exons ATGGCCGACATCAACGCAACACCTGGCACCCTGAACTGGAGACTGAGCGCCCATCCCATAACTCTCGTCACCTTCCTCTCCTTCCGCGCag CCTCGCTCCTCGTCTACCTCCTCGGCCTAATCTTCACCTCCAACTTCGTCCTCATCTTCATCATCACCATCCTCCTCCTCGCCGCCGACTTCTACTACCTCAAAAACATCGCCGGCCGCCGCCTCGTCGGTCTCCGCTGGTGGAACGAAGTCAACTCCCAGTCCGGCGACTCCCACTGGGTCTTCGAATCCGCGCCGCAGCCCAATGAGCCCGGCGGCAAGATTGTGAATGCTACGGATAAGAGGTTCTTTTGGTTAGCACTGTATGCGCAGCCAGGACTATGGGTCGCGCTGGCGGTTGTGGCGATTGTAAAATTTGAATTCATCTGGTTGACGCTGGTCGTGATTGCGCTGGTGTTGACAATCACGAATACGTTGGCGTTTTCGAGGTGTGATAAGTTCAGTCAGGCGAGTGGGCTGGTGGAGAGGGGGCTGTATTCGGGGTCTTTG GCACGAAATGTTGGAGGCGCTTTAGTCTCACGACTCTTCAACCGTGGCTCATAG
- a CDS encoding Catalase, whose amino-acid sequence MKFATFALFASPLLVDASSKSTLIRATRPQKQAQGYQADLFRGTNLKQEQSVLNNSDLWYTTRQGKPHFQPLGAQRAGERGPLLLQDTHMLDTLAAFNRERIPERIVHARGLGAHGFFEATTDHAEKFSVADVFKKGTRTSVTMRFSTVGGGRGSADEARDPRGFAIKFRTKQGILDWVFNNTPVFFIRDPVKFPRFIHTQKTDPATNVRDWNTFWSWPAQFGEAMLQFLRLFSDLGTPYGVRHMDGWSGHTYRLVQADGSWVYTRVYLSTDQGIKNFTASEAAAVAGDNDAWATKDLFDAIEKGDYPSWTVGIATKTVEEADAYRYDVLDLTKDWPDAEYHEIGRITLTQNPENYFAEIEQSHFSPGHTVPGWEPSADPVLQSRLFAYGDAGRYRVGVNVDDVPVNCPFTSVANFDRDGHLTQHGNQGSRKNFPAEYIDPLNVIEKPATVIDDDLAMYGTKTVHWESQIDEDIDFEQPRMFYEGFSQTDKDHLYSNVAGTLVNVDNTKVFDAILKQFGRVSPMLKQGIRDAYEVAKAEAAKKTQEGL is encoded by the exons ATGAAGTTCGCCACTTTTGCTCTCTTTGCGAGTCCGCTGCTGGTGGACGCGAGCAGTAAAAGCACTTTGATCAGAGCCACTCGCCCGCAGAAGCAGGCACAAGGCTATCAAGCGGATCTGTTTCGGGGCACAAATCTCAAACAGGAGCAATCGGTGCTCAACAACTCGGACCTATGGTATACTACGCGCCAGGGCAAGCCGCACTTCCAACCGCTTGGTGCGCAACGTGCTGGCGAGAGAGGTCCTTTGCTACTCCAGGATACGCATATGCTGGATACACTGGCTGCATTTAACCGAGAGAGGATACCGGAACGCATTGTACACGCACGTGGACTTGGAGCACATGGCTTCTTTGAAGCCACCACCGACCATGCCGAGAAGTTCTCGGTGGcagatgtcttcaagaaggGCACGAGGACTAGTGTAACGATGCGCTTCTCGACAGTCGGTGGTGGACGAGGCTCAGCAGACGAAGCCAGAGATCCACGTGGCTTCGCGATCAAGTTCAGGACCAAGCAAGGCATACTCGACTGGGTGTTTAACAACACCCCGGT CTTCTTCATTCGCGATCCAGTCAAATTCCCGCGCTTTATCCACACCCAAAAGACCGACCCGGCGACGAATGTTCGAGACTGGAACACATTCTGGTCATGGCCAGCACAATTCGGGGAAGCGATGCTGCAGTTCCTCCGCCTCTTCAGTGATCTCGGAACACCTTACGGCGTGAGGCACATGGACGGGTGGTCCGGACATACTTACCGTCTAGTCCAGGCAGATGGCAGCTGGGTCTACACCAGAGTCTACCTTTCCACGGATCAGGGAATCAAGAATTTCACTGCTTCCGAAGCCGCAGCTGTAGCTGGAGACAACGATGCCTGGGCAACAAAGGATCTCTTCGATGCCATCGAGAAGGGCGATTACCCATCATGGACAGTTGGAATCGCCACCAAGACTGTTGAAGAGGCTGATGCCTACCGCTATGATGTGCTGGACCTGACCAAGGATTGGCCAGATGCCGAATACCACGAGATCGGCCGTATCACCCTTACACAAAACCCAGAGAACTACTTCGCGGAGATCGAGCAATCTCACTTCTCCCCAGGCCACACAGTCCCAGGCTGGGAACCCAGTGCAGACCCAGTCCTCCAATCCCGTCTATTTGCCTACGGCGATGCTGGCCGCTACCGCGTCGGTGTCAACGTCGACGACGTACCCGTCAACTGCCCCTTCACCAGCGTCGCAAACTTCGACCGCGACGGCCACTTGACGCAACACGGCAACCAAGGCAGCAGGAAGAACTTCCCAGCGGAATATATCGACCCACTGAACGTCATCGAGAAGCCCGCCACCGTCATCGACGATGACCTCGCCATGTATGGCACCAAGACTGTCCACTGGGAATCACAGATCGACGAGGACATTGACTTCGAGCAGCCGCGGATGTTTTACGAGGGTTTCTCGCAGACGGATAAGGATCATCTGTACAGCAATGTTGCTGGTACACTGGTGAATGTCGATAACACCAAAGTGTTTGATGCTATTTTGAAGCAGTTTGGGAGAGTCAGTCCGATGCTGAAGCAGGGGATCAGGGATGCGTATGAGGTTGCCAAGGCTGAGGCGGCGAAGAAGACGCAAGAAGGCCTTTAG